Sequence from the Maribellus comscasis genome:
ATAAAAGTCCTTATCTGATCATGTCCGATGGTGAAGTGAAACTGTGTGCTGTCCGTTTTTATTTCACTCCGTTGTTCAATTGGTTCTTCCAAATGGTTGCATTCGCTTACAGATTTCGCTTCATACGGCAGCTGTACTGTTACATTTTCGTCACGTCCCTCGGTTTCAATGATGCGTAAGATTATGGGATTGGTTTCATAGGCGTCCTGTTTTGTTTTTAGGCTTGAAATAATAACATGATCGCTGTTGATTCCAAAGAACGATTTTTCCAAAGGGAATGACAAATTGCTGTAAGTCCAGCCCGAAATTTCGCCCGGATGCTGATTTTCCTGTTTGGCAATTAACGGCTGATTAAATTCCCATGCCCGTAATGGAATATTTGCCTCCCGCCAATCACCTTCATGAACATTTAGCGCATATTTAAACGAATGTTTCCCTTCATCCATTCGCGGATCCATGTCTCTGGCACCACGCACTACCGACATGGTCAGTACACCATTATTGACTGTAAATCCGTATTTCCCATTATTTAAGAGTGATATTCCACAATTTTTTTCAGAATAATCGACCCATTTTTGAGCCGGAAACTCTCCCTCTGTTTCTTCCCGCTGCACATAGCCATATGCTTGATCATAACAGGCTTGTCCGTTTGCTAAAACGGTTGGAAAGGCAAGGCGCAGTATTTTATTGTGACTGTGCCAATCCACTTCCATTTCAAAATTGATTTGCTCTGAATTTGCATAAACAGTCATATAGCGTACAAATTTTGACGACTGGAAGTAATCTTCCCATTGAACAGTTACTTTTTCGGGTGAAGAAAATATGATTCTTGGTGGAGTTAGTTGATTCACGGGATATTTTTTACCTGTCAATTTCAAACTCCAGCTGTTGCCATTGTCCTCAAGCAACTGAAGCGTATTTGCAACACCATTAACAAATTCTTTTTGTAATTTTTTATTGAAGATATTTGTAACGCCTTCGTCGTTCCATTTTACTACAAAGAATTTGTTCTCAATTTGATTTTCTGTAACATCAATATCCGTTTTGGGCATTTCTGTTTTTTCGTTCGTAACAGTGTAAACTTTATATCCAAGTGCAGGGATATTTGTTGCATCCATTGAAATGGTGACCGTTTGTTTATCCTCCGACTCTTTAATTATTGAATAATGGATGCTTTTCCCTTCTGAATCTTTTAAGCTAAATTCGGTTGGTCGTTTTACAAATGAAACTTCAGCATCAACAAACTGGCTAACCTCCCATGAATGCGGATTATAAACTACCAGCGGAATTCCATCTGTTTCCGTATCGATTCGGTTTCCGATATTCTCAAGCCCCGCGGTTAACAATTCTGATGAAATTTGTTCCAGCTTGTTATAGTCTTTAAATACATCGTTGGCTCCCAATCCGGTAAGAGTGCCGGGAATAATGTCATGAAACTGATTAAAAAGTAATATTTTCCATGCTTCCAAAAAGTCTTCACGCGGATAAAAAGGTTTTCCTTTATGCATGGTACCAATGGCAGAGAATTTTTCGGCGGCAATCAGTTGGTTTTCCAGGCGCCGGTTTTGCTTTTTGATTTTTGCCTGTGAGGTATAACAACCGAGCCACTGCCCGCCGTTAGGTTGATATCCGAATTCTTTATTTTGAACAGGCCAGTTAAAATCTGCCTGATTTAGTTCATTGAAATAATCTTCAGGCGAAATAAATTTAAATTGCAGTGGAAATTCATCCGAAAGCAGTTCCATACTCCGCATGTCTGTTTCCCCGGGGCCTCCTCCGTGATCACCTTTGCCTACTGCAATCAATGGTTTGTTGTAACCTGAAATTTTAATCCATTCTTCCACTTGTCCGGGTAAAATCTTGTAATCAGGGATGTAATGCCCCGGAATTTTATACGCCAGAATCCGTGAACCGTCCGCTGATTCCCACCAGAAAATCCTTTTGTCTTTTGGTGCTTCGCGACTAAATACATAATTTTTAATTCCACACCCTGCATATATTTTAGGAATTGTACTCGAATGGCCGGTAAATACATCGGGTAACCAGGCAATCGTCACGCTTTTGATACCGAGGTTTTTTGTATAATAATCACGTCCGACCAGAAATTGTCGGATGAGGCTTTCGCCGGAGGGTAACGTTTCGTCTGTTTCAACCCACTGGCCTCCAACAACACTCCATCTTTTGTTTGAAATACGCTGTTTTACTTTTTCAAAAAGTTCGGGAAAACGGTTTTGAACGGTTTCATAATAAAGCATATAGCTTTGGGCGAATTGAAGCTCGGGATACGTATCCAGTTCTTTCAAAACATCAGAAAACGTTTTGGAAATTTCGCGGTTTTCTATCTCATTCCAACGCCAGCGGTATACCGGATCCATGTGGGCATGTCCGATAACTTTTACATCTGTCGGTTGCCTTTTCTCCTGACTTTGACTTTGTTTAAAAAGAAATATCAGAAAAATGAGAATTAAAACGGATTGAATGGAAAAGACAATCGAATCGTTTCGTCGGTTTAGTTTCAGATTCATAATATGTTATTCAATTTCTGTATACAAATATAATTTTTAAAAGAAAACGTGTTGAATTCATTTGTTTATTCTGTTGAATGATATTTGAGATTTTACATGAAAAACTCCGATTCGTTTATAAAATTCCCTGATTGGTTGATTCCTTTTTTTCTCTGAAAGTTAAGATAGTAAACTTGGCTTATGAAAACATAAATTAGGTTATTATGAAAACAAGGGAAACAAAAGCAAACAGATTTTCGGAGACGAAAACAAGAGGATTGACAACGATAATTCTTGCCGTCTTTATTTCGGTTGGTGCTTGCAGCGAAGATGAAATCTCATTGCAGCAACAAGAAGAACAGGATAATTTGCCGGTGACGGAATTTTCATATACAATTGTTGGCACCAATCAGACAACATTTTACGACGACTTTGATGTAATTTCAACACCCGCTGTAGGTGAGCCTTTTTACGGACAGGATGCCTCCTATTCCTCTAAAGAGCCAGACTATACAGATAATGGCGACGGAACAATTACGGATAACCTGACAGGGCTGATGTAGTCACAAAGTCCTGATATTAATGAAGATAATTCAATAGATTACGATGATAAACTTACATATGGTGAGGCTGTTTCTCAGGCTGAGTCATTCAACCTGGCAGGTTATACCGATTGGAGGTTACCATCTATAAAAGAACTTTATTCGTTGATAATGTTTAGCGGACTGGATGTTGATCCGATGTCAGATTCAGAATCTAAACCTTTTATCAATGTCGATTTTTTTGATTTTGCCTATGGAGATGTTGAAGCCGGAGAACGGATTATTGATGCACAATTTGTTACATCAACACTTGATGTTGGTGATTCCCAGTTTGGTGGTGGAAACCTGATGTTTGGAGTGAATTTTGCCGACGGACGAATAAAGGGGTATCCAACCGGAAACAGACCCGGAGCTGCGGGCGGAAAGACGTTTTATGTATTTTATGTTCGGGGAAACAAAAACTACGGGCAAAACGATTTTTTTGACAATGGAGATGGAACCATTACCGACCAGGCAAGCGGTCTGATGTGGATGCGGGAGGATTCAGGTGAAGGTATGACATGGGAAGAAGCACTGGAATATGCAGAAAACAGGGAATTCGCCGGTTATAACAACTGGCGGCTACCAAACATAAAGGAACTACAAAGTATTGTAGACTACTCACGGGCGCCCGGTGCCACAAGCTCCGCCGCAATTGATCCGCTATTTGATTGCACCGAAATCCAAAATGAAGCCGGGCAGCCCGATTTTCCTTTTTTCTGGTCGGGAACAACACATGAAAGCACTCGTAACGGTACTTCTGCCGCCTACGTTAGTTTTGGCCGCGCAATGGGATATTTTGATGGGCAATGGCAGGATGTTCATGGTGCAGGTGCGCAACGCAGCGATCCGAAAACCGGGGATGCCGGTAATTATCCTTATGGACACGGTCCGCAGGGCGATGCAATTCGAATCAACAATTTTGTCCGTTTGGTCAGGGATTTAGATTAAATTTGAAAATCAATTGTAGCGATGAAACTAAAGTGGTATATCATGTTGTTTCTCCCGGTTTTTTCTGTCTCCTGTTCGCAGGAGGAAAGTTTAACTGATGTTGAACAGGATTTGGAAATACCGGACTGGACCGAACTTACTCATGGGAGCGATACCGAACCTGATTTTGAAATGGTTTTTCCTGAAAATAATGTACTCCGGATTGATATACAAATAGACCCCGACAGTTGGGAAGAGATGCAAACTGATTTGACTGGCAAACTCTCGGGAGGCAATCGGGATTTGACTGCCGACCCGGTTTGGGTTCCCTGCAGCGTGTGGTTTAACAGTATTCAGTGGTACAAAGTCGGAATTCGTTTTAAAGGAAATTCAAGTTTGAAAAATTCCTACCGGGAAGGAATTAAAAAATTGCCTTTTAAACTCGATTTCGATCAGTTTGAAGATACCTGGCCAGCCATAAAAAATCAAAGATTCTACGGATTTAAACAGCTTAGTTTAAAAAATAATTATTTAGACAAATCTTTTATCCGTGAAAAGGTTGCTTCCGATCTTTTTCTAGATTTTGGCCTGATTTCTCCTCATACTGCTTTCTATCAGCTGTATATCGATTTTGGAGAAGGAACGCAGTATTTTGGACTTTATACCCTGGTTGAGGAAGTGGATGATACGGTTATTAAAACACAATATTCTGAGAGCGGAGGGAATTTGTATAAGCCGGAGGGAAATGGAGCATCCTTTGCGGAAGGTAGTTTCCGCACCTCCGATATGTACAAAAAGAGCAATGAAACCGAAAATGACTATTCCGATGTTGAAAATTTGTACGAAATAATAAATAGCAATAAAAGGGAGACCGATATCGAATATTGGAAAAGTCAGCTTTCTGAAGTATTTGACGTTCCGGTATTTTTGAAATGGCTGGCGGCAAACACCTGCATGCAAAATTGGGATACCTATGGTGTTATGACTCATAATTATTATCTATATAATAATCCTGAAACTGAAAAGCTGGAATGGATTCCATGGGATAACAATGAAGCGCTTCAGTATGGAAAGCAGGGAGGAGCGTTGTCGGTAACACTGGATGAAGTAGAGACCAATTGGCCGTTCATCAGGTATATTATTGATAACACGGAGTGGAAAGAACAGTACAAACAGGAACTGTACAGTTTTACTGAGAATATTTTTGAACCTGAAAGGATGAGTGCTACCTACGAAAAATACCGCAGCATACTGGGCAGTTATGTTATCGGCGATGCGGGAGAAGAAAATGAATATACTTTTCTAAACAGCGACAGTGAATTTGATGCAGCGATTGACTTTTTAAACAATCATGTTTCAAACAGAAATTCTGTTGTTCAGGAATATTTGGAAGAATGACTATTTTCAAAGATAATTCGGTAAATTATGCCATTCAAAATGAAGCTTAACAGTCATAACACAAAAAGAGGTGAAGTATTGGTGTATACCATTATTTGGCTGGTTATTTTTCTGATGCCCGTATTTATGTCGCGTTCCGGCACCGGTTTCGACTGGTATCGGATTGGTCACGAATGGCTGCGGATTTTGCCTTATTTGTTGGTTTTTGTAATTCACAATTTTTTATTATTTCCACAACTATTTTTAAAAAGAAAAAGATTTGAATACATTTTTATTACGCTGCTGTTTGTTGTAATTATTGCGACCGCCTGGGTTTTGGGCGGAAGATATTTGGTCCAATCGATTGAGATATTTCCTTCCCGGCCGCCGGGTTTACTGGCGAACCGACCTGGAATTCCCATGCCCATCAGACCGTGGTATGTAAATTTCAGTGAAATAATTTTGGTGTCGGTTTTAGTTGTTGGATTCAATGCAGCCATTAAACTTACTGTAAAGTGGCAGGAAGAAGAACAAAAGAACCGGATTTTGGAAAAAGAAAAATTGGAGGCTGAATTGGCATTTTTACGCAACCAGGTAAGCCCCCATTTTTTTATGAATACGCTGAATAATATTCATGCACTAATCGACATCGACAGCGAAAATGCGAAAGAATCAATTGTTAAGCTTTCCAGGTTAATGCGTTATTTGCTTTATGATTCAGAAAAAGGAGAAACAACCTTACAAAAAGAAGTTGAGTTTATAAAAAACTATGTGGAATTAATGAAACTTAGAATGGTTTCGGATGTGCGTATTGAGCTTTCCTTTCCCGGCAAAATACCGGAAGTAAAAATTCCTCCTTTACTTTTTGTGTCCCTGGTTGAAAACGCTTTTAAATATGGAGTCAGTTACCAGGCCAAATCTTTTATTGGCGTTTTTATGCGTCTGGATGGAGACAGAATAAATTTCAGAGTTAACAACAGCATTCATAATTCCCAGCCTGAAAAAGAAAAAGGCGGACTTGGGCTGAAGAATTTAAAAAAGAGGCTCAAACTCATTTACAACGATAATTTTTTACTCGAAACAAAAGAAAACGATAACAGTTTTGAAATCAATATAAAACTTCCACTCCATGGATATTAGGTGTTTGGCAATAGATGATGAACCGCTGGCTTTACAACAAATTGCCGCTTATATTCAGAAAATTCCTTTTCTGAAATTGGTGGCTCAGTGTTCGAGTGCCTTTGATGCAATAACGGTGTTGGAGTCGGAAGACATTGATTTAATGTTTGTTGATATTAATATGCCCGATTTAAACGGCCTTGATTTTGTAAAATTGCTGGATGAAAAACCGCTTCTGATATTTACAACTGCATACGCCGAATACGCAATTGAAAGCTTTAAAGTTGATGCAATTGATTATCTTTTAAAACCATTCTATTTTTCTGAATTCTCAAAAGCTGTGCAGAAAGCCCGGAAACAATTTGAGTTGATTCAAAAAATGCCGGAAGAGCTGGACAGTAACAATAATTTTCTTTTTATAAAATCGGAATACAAAATGGTTCGGATTAATTTTTCCGACATTTTATATATTGAAGGAATGAAAGAATATGTGCGTATTCATCTGGTGAGGCAAAAGCCGGTCATGTCGTTGTTAAGTATGAAATCGCTGGAAGAAAAGTTGCCTGAAAATCGTTTTATGCGGGTGCATCGCTCATACATCGTAAACCTCGACGAAATAAAAATTGTAGAGCGTTTCCGGATTGTATTTGATTCTGTTCGGATTCCGGTTTCAGAAAATTACAGGGAGAAATTTCAAATTTACCTTGACAATAATTTCTTGGGATGATTAGAGCAGGAATACCTCTTTACAATCTGATGTTTTATATCAATAACTTAAATAACCAGTTTGTAATTTAATTTTTACATTTTTGTTGCAACAATAACAAACCAATAATTTGCTTGAACCAAATACTCAACATATTGGCCAAATTTGAGCCTGTTTTGCTCGGCGAAACCACGGAGATAAAGTTGATGAACAGGATCGACCGAAAATATTGGTTTACTTTGGCACAATTGCCCGGACTGCTGGAAAAGGCGTTTCCTTTTTATCATATTCTGGAAATAGAAGGGCAAAGACTGATGGAATACCACACAACATATTTCGATACGGAAAAGGATGAAATGTATTTGACCCATCACAACCAAAAACTAAACCGGTATAAAATACGCCGGAGAAACTATGTGAATTCCAATACCGGATTTTTTGAAGTAAAATTAAAGAATAACAAGTGCCGGACAATAAAAGAAAGAATAGCGACAGATTTTGAGAATTCTGAAATATCCCGAACAGAAAATAATTTTTTGGAAACAAGTTCCCCTTTTGGAAACAAAACCCTCCAACCTGCATTAAAAAACAGGTTTTACAGAATAACACTTATTCATAAGCAAAAAACAGACAGGTGTACCATCGATTTGAAACCAAAATTCTGGAATACCAAAGACGAAATTCAATTTGATGATCTTGTGATTTTTGAACTAAAACGCAAGAGTAGCTTAAAATCTTCGCCCATGGTTTTGTGGTTGCGCGAAATGAAAATCAGACAGCGCGGTTTGTCTAAATATTGCACCGGAAGGGCTATGCTTGAACCCTCGCTCAAACAAAATGCGTTTAAACCCAGGCTGCGTTTTTTACAAAAACTAAAAGAAAATAACCCAACAGAAAATGAAAACACTGCAAATAGTTGGAATTGCTCCGACACCAATAGATGACTTTTTATTTATGGCTATCCGCTTTGGATTTAACCTGGCAGCCACCTTTGTTGTTGTTGTGCTTTTGTATGCGCGTAACAGCAAACGGAAAGATTTTTATTTTAGTTATTTCGCCATAAGCATTGCCGTTTTCCTACTCTGTTTTTTGCTGGAAAATGTAAAATTGGAACTGGGCTTTGCGCTTGGCTTGTTTGCCATCTTTGGGATTATCAGGTACAGAACTGATACCATTCCGATAAAAGAAATGACCTATCTTTTTGTAATCATTGCAGTTTCCGTTATAAATGCACTTTCAAAAGCGCATTTGGGGTATGTCGAGCTTACTTTTGTAAATGTTTTGCTTGTTGGTGCCCTGTGGACACTTGAAAAAGTTTTGATGTTACGCCAGGAAGATTCATTACTGGTTATTTATGAAAACATCGAAAATCTTCATAAAGAAAAGGAAAAAGAGCTTGTTGCTGATTTGGAGAACAGGACAGGGATAAAGATAAAGAGGTATCAGGTTGAAAAGATTGATTTTCTTCGTGATGTAGCACAGATAATGATTTATTTTGATGTAAAGAATTCAACTAAACAGGAAAAGAAATGAAGCAGAAAGGATTGATTTTATTGTTGGTTCTGAGTTTTGTTACACTAAATTCTTTCTCAAAAACCAAAAAGTTTGGAACCTGGATAGAGTTTGAATTTTCAAAAGAATTTCTCGATAAATTTGAAATTAGTATTATTCCCGAAATCCGTTTTCAGGATGATTTTACAGTTGATGAATACATGTTTGACGGGAAACTTAGCTATTCTCCTCTCGATTTTTTGGATTTTGCTGCTATATATCGTTTGAATACCAATGTAAAAAACAAAGGCAATGAAACCCTCGGAAGGTTTGCTTTTGATGCTTCGCTGCAAAAAGATCTTGGAAGGTTCGAAGCTTCTCTCAGGGGCCGCTATACCAATTATCTCGAACTGGAAGAAGATGACTCAGACAAAAAGTATTTAAGACCGCGGGTAAAATTAGAATACGATATCAAAGGCAATAAAATCAGACCATTTGCCAGCTTTGAACTGTTTCGGAATCTGACAGACAAAGAATTCGATAAGTCAAGAATTGATGTCGGAGCTACCAGAAAGATTGGGGATTTACACCGCGTGGGTGCGTATTATCGTCTACAAAACTATTTCAGCGACAAAAATTCAATTCATATTTTAGGTTTGGAATACAGGTTGAAGTTTTAGCCGCAGAGTTATTTGCGGTGGAAAAGAACGCAATTTCCAAAAATAAAAAGAGAATGTAACTTTTATTCTGAAAATTATACTTGTAATTTTACGGTGTATTCAAAATTTACAAAATGAAACAGCTTGGACTTTTTTTTGGAATTCTGTTCCTTATCCTTTCATGTGCTCCCAAAAATCAGGAGCAAAAAGATGAAGCAACACTAAAACAGGATGCGAAAATGGAATGGTGGCGCGATGCACGATTTGGTATGTTTGTTCACTGGGGGTTATATGCTATTCCGGCTGGCGAATGGAAAGGCAAGGAAATTCCGGGAATAAGCGAGTGGATAATGGCACGTGCTGAAATTCCTGTTAAGGATTATGAAAAGCTGACCGAAGAATTTAACCCGGTGAAATACAATGCAGAAGAATGGGTAAAACTGGCTAAGTTTGCCGGGATGAAATATATTGTTATCACCTCGAAACACCATGACGGGTTTGCCATGTTTCATTCCAAAGCAAGTCCGTACAACATTGTTGATGCTACACCTTTTGACCGGGACCCGTTAAAAGAGCTGGCCGATGCTTGTGAAAAATACGGCATTCGTTTGGGATTTTATTATTCGCAGGCGCAGGACTGGCACGAGCCGGGTGGCACCTATTACAACATTGAACAGGGAGAACCACACTGGGATCCGGATTTAAAACGTGAACCATTAATGAATTATATCAACGGGAAAGCGGTTCCGCAGGTTAAAGAAATACTGGAAAACTATGGTGGCCTCGATATTTTGTGGTGGGATACCCCCCGGGGAATGACAGAAGAAGCGGCAAAAGCTTTGCAGGCCGAGGTTGACAAATACCCCGAAATGTTAACCAATAATCGTTTGTACCGGCCATGGCCGGGTGATTTTTCAACACCTGAGCAACATGTCCCTCCAACCGGGCTCGATTACGACTGGGAAGTTTGTATGACCATGAACACAAGCTGGGGGTACAAAAAAAACGATGACAACTGGAAATCATCGGAATCCTTAATTC
This genomic interval carries:
- a CDS encoding alpha-mannosidase translates to MNLKLNRRNDSIVFSIQSVLILIFLIFLFKQSQSQEKRQPTDVKVIGHAHMDPVYRWRWNEIENREISKTFSDVLKELDTYPELQFAQSYMLYYETVQNRFPELFEKVKQRISNKRWSVVGGQWVETDETLPSGESLIRQFLVGRDYYTKNLGIKSVTIAWLPDVFTGHSSTIPKIYAGCGIKNYVFSREAPKDKRIFWWESADGSRILAYKIPGHYIPDYKILPGQVEEWIKISGYNKPLIAVGKGDHGGGPGETDMRSMELLSDEFPLQFKFISPEDYFNELNQADFNWPVQNKEFGYQPNGGQWLGCYTSQAKIKKQNRRLENQLIAAEKFSAIGTMHKGKPFYPREDFLEAWKILLFNQFHDIIPGTLTGLGANDVFKDYNKLEQISSELLTAGLENIGNRIDTETDGIPLVVYNPHSWEVSQFVDAEVSFVKRPTEFSLKDSEGKSIHYSIIKESEDKQTVTISMDATNIPALGYKVYTVTNEKTEMPKTDIDVTENQIENKFFVVKWNDEGVTNIFNKKLQKEFVNGVANTLQLLEDNGNSWSLKLTGKKYPVNQLTPPRIIFSSPEKVTVQWEDYFQSSKFVRYMTVYANSEQINFEMEVDWHSHNKILRLAFPTVLANGQACYDQAYGYVQREETEGEFPAQKWVDYSEKNCGISLLNNGKYGFTVNNGVLTMSVVRGARDMDPRMDEGKHSFKYALNVHEGDWREANIPLRAWEFNQPLIAKQENQHPGEISGWTYSNLSFPLEKSFFGINSDHVIISSLKTKQDAYETNPIILRIIETEGRDENVTVQLPYEAKSVSECNHLEEPIEQRSEIKTDSTQFHFTIGHDQIRTFMIYF
- a CDS encoding DUF1566 domain-containing protein, translated to MDYDDKLTYGEAVSQAESFNLAGYTDWRLPSIKELYSLIMFSGLDVDPMSDSESKPFINVDFFDFAYGDVEAGERIIDAQFVTSTLDVGDSQFGGGNLMFGVNFADGRIKGYPTGNRPGAAGGKTFYVFYVRGNKNYGQNDFFDNGDGTITDQASGLMWMREDSGEGMTWEEALEYAENREFAGYNNWRLPNIKELQSIVDYSRAPGATSSAAIDPLFDCTEIQNEAGQPDFPFFWSGTTHESTRNGTSAAYVSFGRAMGYFDGQWQDVHGAGAQRSDPKTGDAGNYPYGHGPQGDAIRINNFVRLVRDLD
- a CDS encoding CotH kinase family protein — encoded protein: MKLKWYIMLFLPVFSVSCSQEESLTDVEQDLEIPDWTELTHGSDTEPDFEMVFPENNVLRIDIQIDPDSWEEMQTDLTGKLSGGNRDLTADPVWVPCSVWFNSIQWYKVGIRFKGNSSLKNSYREGIKKLPFKLDFDQFEDTWPAIKNQRFYGFKQLSLKNNYLDKSFIREKVASDLFLDFGLISPHTAFYQLYIDFGEGTQYFGLYTLVEEVDDTVIKTQYSESGGNLYKPEGNGASFAEGSFRTSDMYKKSNETENDYSDVENLYEIINSNKRETDIEYWKSQLSEVFDVPVFLKWLAANTCMQNWDTYGVMTHNYYLYNNPETEKLEWIPWDNNEALQYGKQGGALSVTLDEVETNWPFIRYIIDNTEWKEQYKQELYSFTENIFEPERMSATYEKYRSILGSYVIGDAGEENEYTFLNSDSEFDAAIDFLNNHVSNRNSVVQEYLEE
- a CDS encoding sensor histidine kinase — its product is MKLNSHNTKRGEVLVYTIIWLVIFLMPVFMSRSGTGFDWYRIGHEWLRILPYLLVFVIHNFLLFPQLFLKRKRFEYIFITLLFVVIIATAWVLGGRYLVQSIEIFPSRPPGLLANRPGIPMPIRPWYVNFSEIILVSVLVVGFNAAIKLTVKWQEEEQKNRILEKEKLEAELAFLRNQVSPHFFMNTLNNIHALIDIDSENAKESIVKLSRLMRYLLYDSEKGETTLQKEVEFIKNYVELMKLRMVSDVRIELSFPGKIPEVKIPPLLFVSLVENAFKYGVSYQAKSFIGVFMRLDGDRINFRVNNSIHNSQPEKEKGGLGLKNLKKRLKLIYNDNFLLETKENDNSFEINIKLPLHGY
- a CDS encoding LytR/AlgR family response regulator transcription factor is translated as MDIRCLAIDDEPLALQQIAAYIQKIPFLKLVAQCSSAFDAITVLESEDIDLMFVDINMPDLNGLDFVKLLDEKPLLIFTTAYAEYAIESFKVDAIDYLLKPFYFSEFSKAVQKARKQFELIQKMPEELDSNNNFLFIKSEYKMVRINFSDILYIEGMKEYVRIHLVRQKPVMSLLSMKSLEEKLPENRFMRVHRSYIVNLDEIKIVERFRIVFDSVRIPVSENYREKFQIYLDNNFLG
- a CDS encoding polyphosphate polymerase domain-containing protein gives rise to the protein MAKFEPVLLGETTEIKLMNRIDRKYWFTLAQLPGLLEKAFPFYHILEIEGQRLMEYHTTYFDTEKDEMYLTHHNQKLNRYKIRRRNYVNSNTGFFEVKLKNNKCRTIKERIATDFENSEISRTENNFLETSSPFGNKTLQPALKNRFYRITLIHKQKTDRCTIDLKPKFWNTKDEIQFDDLVIFELKRKSSLKSSPMVLWLREMKIRQRGLSKYCTGRAMLEPSLKQNAFKPRLRFLQKLKENNPTENENTANSWNCSDTNR
- a CDS encoding DUF4956 domain-containing protein, which encodes MKTLQIVGIAPTPIDDFLFMAIRFGFNLAATFVVVVLLYARNSKRKDFYFSYFAISIAVFLLCFLLENVKLELGFALGLFAIFGIIRYRTDTIPIKEMTYLFVIIAVSVINALSKAHLGYVELTFVNVLLVGALWTLEKVLMLRQEDSLLVIYENIENLHKEKEKELVADLENRTGIKIKRYQVEKIDFLRDVAQIMIYFDVKNSTKQEKK
- a CDS encoding DUF2490 domain-containing protein, whose protein sequence is MKQKGLILLLVLSFVTLNSFSKTKKFGTWIEFEFSKEFLDKFEISIIPEIRFQDDFTVDEYMFDGKLSYSPLDFLDFAAIYRLNTNVKNKGNETLGRFAFDASLQKDLGRFEASLRGRYTNYLELEEDDSDKKYLRPRVKLEYDIKGNKIRPFASFELFRNLTDKEFDKSRIDVGATRKIGDLHRVGAYYRLQNYFSDKNSIHILGLEYRLKF
- a CDS encoding alpha-L-fucosidase, with translation MKQLGLFFGILFLILSCAPKNQEQKDEATLKQDAKMEWWRDARFGMFVHWGLYAIPAGEWKGKEIPGISEWIMARAEIPVKDYEKLTEEFNPVKYNAEEWVKLAKFAGMKYIVITSKHHDGFAMFHSKASPYNIVDATPFDRDPLKELADACEKYGIRLGFYYSQAQDWHEPGGTYYNIEQGEPHWDPDLKREPLMNYINGKAVPQVKEILENYGGLDILWWDTPRGMTEEAAKALQAEVDKYPEMLTNNRLYRPWPGDFSTPEQHVPPTGLDYDWEVCMTMNTSWGYKKNDDNWKSSESLIRMLVDIASKGGNLLLNVGPTAEGLIPEPSVERLKEIGQWMQKNGESVYGTSASPFFKLPWGRCTTKEAESGNLLYLHVFDWPRDGVLRVPGLDARIKDVYLLTNKKQKFSYKFEGEDLLIHAPSVIFDPINTVVVVKTGKKMEITSNMPSLKDGKILMPADFADIHNPGYGTHAVLSGSGTESVIQNWVDHRARLEWMFNAAEAGNYRMEVLVKAEKSSKLNVKMGDKSLEAEIPATNDKFEIVNLGEIEINETDDKIISLTPVQENWGNVGLMYLELIKI